From the Kineococcus mangrovi genome, the window GACGTGGACGTCTACCCCTCGGGCTGGCCGCAGGTGACCCACCAGGACTACATGAACCAGTACGGCGACCAGATCGAGGACCTCGGTGCCTGGTACGAGGGGGCCGTCCTGACCCTGGTCGTCCCGGAGTACACCGACGTCGACTCGATCGACCAGCTCGCCGGGCAGGGAGCTCGTTTCGGTGGCCGGATCGTCGGGATCGAACCCGGCGCGGGTTTGACCCGCATCACCCGCGAACAGGCCATGCCCGAGACCTACGAGGACGCCGACGGCGACGAGCAGCAGGGGTACGGCCTGGAGGGTGAGTACGAGCTCGTCACCTCCTCGACCGCCGCCATGCTCGCGGAACTGCAGTCGGCCACCGATGCCCAGCAGGACATCGTCGTGACCCTGTGGCGCCCGTTCTGGGCCAACACCTCCTTCCCGGTGAAGGACCTCGCCGACCCCCGGGGCGCGATGGGGCAGGCCGAGACGCTGAACTCCCTGGCCCGACAGGGGTTCGCCGAGGACATGCCCGACGTGGCGGACATGATGTCGAACTTCACCTTGACCGACGAGCAGTACGGCACGCTCGAGGACACGGTCGTGAACGAGTACGGCGAGGGCCGCTACGACGAGGGCGTGCAGGCCTGGCTCGACCAGAACCCGGACTTCCGGGAGAGCCTGAGGAGCTGATCGGCGGGAACTGCGCCTCGGGCTCCCACCGGGGCGTCGTCCGGTGCTGATGCCGCTGGTCCCGCGGGCCGTGACCCCGGTGCGCTCCAGGGCCGTGGCGCACCGCTCACCCCGACCTCGTGAGGGACCGAGGTCAGTCGTGCGCGCCGCTCTCGTGCCCGGAGTGCCCGACGGGTTCGAGCTGGAACGTCGCGTGCTGCACGGCGACGGGGAAGTGCTCGGCCACGCACGCCTGCAGCCGGTCCAGGATCTCGGGTGCGTGACCGTCCCGGAAGCACGTGTCGTCCAGGACGACGTGCGCCGACAGGACGGGCAACCCGGAGGTGATCTGGCTGGCGTGCAGGTCGTGCACGGCGTGCACGTGCGGCAGCTCCAGCAGGTGGCGGCGGACGTCCTCCAGGTCCAGCCCGGGCGGGGTGGACTCCAGGAGGACCGACGTCGTCTCCCGCAGCAGCTTCACCGTCCTCGGCACGATGAGGACGCCGATGAGCAGCGAGACGACGGCGTCGGCGCGGGTCCAGCCGGTGAGCGCGATGACGGCGGCCGCGACGAGGACGGCGATCGAGCCCAGACCGTCGTTGACGACCTCCAGCACGGCGGCCCGCACGTTGACGTTCGCCTCCCCGGTCCCGCGCAGGAGCAGCCACAGGGCGACGACGTTGCCGACCAGACCGACGGCGCCGAAGACGACCATGGCCCCGGAGCTCACCTCCGGGGGTGTCAGCAGGCGCCGCACCCCCTCGACGAGGACGAGGACGCCGACGGCGAGCAGGGCGGCCGCCTGCAGCGTGGCGGCGAGCACCTCGGCCCGCCGGTAGCCCCACGTGCGCTGCGCCGACGCCGGGCGCGCGGCGAGGGTCGCCGCGATGAGCGCGATCGTCAGCCCGGCGACGTCGGTGAGCATGTGACCGGCGTCGGCCAGCAGGGCCAGGGAACCGGACACGAGGGCGCCGACGGCCTCGGCGACGAGGACGGTCGCGGTGACGGCGAGGGCGGCTGTCAGCCGGCGACGGTTCCGGGCGAGGTCGGCGCCCCCGTGGCCGTGCCCGTGGCCGTGTCCGTGGCTCACCCGGCCACCGCCTCGGCCGCGCAGTGGTCCTCGCCGACCGCCAGCACGACGCCGAGGAGGTCCCCCAGGGCGTGGCTGAGCCGGGCGTCGGCGATCTCGTAGCGCACCCTGCGGCCCTGCGGCACCGAGACGACGAGGCCGCAGCCGCGCAGGCACGCGAGGTGGTTCGACAGCGACTGGCGCGAGACGCCGAGGAGGTCGGCCAGCTCCGCGGGGTACCCCGGAGCCTCCCGCAGCGCGAGCAGCAGCCGGGTCCGCGTCGGGTCGGACAGGGCGTGCCCGAAGCGGGCGAGGACCTCTGCGTGGCCGATTGCCTGCGGTGCGATCACGCGACGACAGTACATCGAGAACTGGACGATGGGGGACTTGACCCTGACGCGACGTCAGGCGTGAGCGTGCTCCTCGTGCGCTACGTCGTGGACACCTCCCACAGCACCGTCCCCCTCCCGGCCCTGGACGCCGAGCCCCCGCCCGTCGAGGACCGCGTCTACGGGATGCCGATGTTCCCCACGCTCCCGACCGCCGACCTGGCCGCGTCGGTCGGGTTCTGGACGCGTGGGCTGGGGTTCGTCGAGCTGTTCTCGATCCCCGGCCACCTGGTCCACCTGCGCCGGTGGCGCTTCCAGGACGTCCTGCTCGTCCTGGGCGAACCCCCGGCCGCACCGCCACCGGGCACCCTGAGCGTGGCGTGCGTACCGCGCCAGCTCGAGGAGGTCGCGGCGGCGTGCGAGGCGTTGCGGCCGGGCAGCACGAGCGGCCCGGAACGCCGGCCGTGGAACAGCGTCGACCTGCACGTCGTGACGCCGGAGCGGGCGCGGGTGGTGTGCACGGCGGTGCTGCCCCTGGACTCCGGCGCGGCGCGCGACCTGCGGGCGGTGGGCGTCGATGCGCCCCCGGTGACACCCTCGACGTCGTGGCGGAGACCGGACCGGGGCGGGGTGGGGTGCTGACCGTGGGCCGGGTGGCGGAACTGCTCGGCGTCAGCGTCCGCACGCTGCACCACTGGGAGTCGCTGGGACTCCTCTCCGCCTCCCGGACGGCCGGCGGGTACCGCACCTACGGCCCCGACGAGGTGGCGCGCCTGCAGCGGGTCGTGCGCTACCGCGAACTCGGGGTTCCGTTGGCGGTGGTCGCCGAACTCCTCGACGACGGTTCGCCCTCCGGCGGCCTGGACGCCCTGCGCCGGCAGCGGGCGGAACTCCTCGACCGGCTGGACCGGACCCGCGACGCCCTCGAAGCGGTGGACCAGCTCATCGACGCCACCGAACGTGGCACGACGCTCAGCTCGCAGGAGCAGGCCGCCCTGTTCGGCGCCGACTGGGACCCGTCCTGGCCCGGGCAGGCGCGCGAGCGGTGGGGGGGCTCGCCCCAGTGGCGACAGCACGCCGAACGGGCGGCCGACCGGGCATTCGCGGACTGGGCCGCGCTCGCCGCGCGGGTCGAGGCCCTGGAGGCCGATCTCGCGGCGGCGTTCCGCGCCGGGACCGCACCGGGTTCGGAGCGGGCCGCGGAACTGGCCGAACGGCACCGCGCGTCGGTGGCCGAGCACGTCGACTGCACGTACGCCGTGCACGTCTGCCTGGCCCGCGGCTACGTCGACGACCCCCGGTTCCGCGAGCACTACGACCGCCGCGAACCCGGTCTGGCCACGTGGCTGCGGGCCGTCGTGGCGGAGAACGCGCGGGCCCACGGCGTCGACCCCGCCACCGCCGTGTGGGAGTAGCGTTCCGCGGGTGAGGATCCACGAGGGCATCCACGACGACAGTGCGGACGGCGTGCCGGTCCGGGTCTACCGTCCTGACACCGAACTCCACCCCGAACCCCGGGCCGCCCTCGTCTGGGCGCACGGCGGGGGTTTCGTGGTCGGCGACCTCGACATGCCCGAGTCCGACGCGGTCGCGCGGCGCTTGCAGGAGAACGGGATCCTCGTCGTCGCGGTGGACTACCGCCTCGCCGGCCCCGGTACCACCTACCCCGCCCCGTCCGACGACGTGCTGACGGCGTGGCGGTGGGGCCGGGAGTTCTGCCGTTCCTCGGGTGTTCCGGTGCAACGCATCCAGCTCGGTGGCGCCAGTGCCGGCGGGAACCTCGCCGCGGGAGCGGTGCTGCGCCTGCTCGCGGGTGGGGGCGACGTCCCGGCCGCGGTGTTCCTCGCCTACCCGACGCTGCACGCCGTCCCGCCGGCCGCCTCGTCCGTGGCGCAGGCCGCCGTCGGGACGCTGCCGCAGGACGAGCGGTGGTCACCGGCCCAGGTCGCGGCGATGTACGAGGCGTACCTCGGGGGTCCGCTCGACGAGGCTCCCGCACCCGCCGTCCCCGGCACCGCCGACCTGGAGGGTTTCCCGCCGACGTTCGTCCTCACGAGCGAGACCGACGGGTTGCGCGGCTCGGCCGACGAGTTCGCCCGCCGGCTCGTGCTGGCGGGTTCGCCCGTGGTGTCGGTGTGCGAACCGGGCACGGTGCACGGCCACCTCAACACCCCCGGTCCGCTGTTCGACGCGAGCCTGCGGCGGGTCGTGCGCTGGCTGCTGTCGGCGGGTGAGCTCGCAGGCTGAACCTCCGACGGTCCACGGCGGCGGCCGTCGGCGGCACCGCGCGAGCGGCCGCGGTGCTCACCCGGACCCCGCTCGGTTCCCGGTCAGTCCTCGACGTCGAAGATCGTCACCAGCTTGGTGACCTGGAGCAGGTACAGCACCTGCGGCGCGGGTTTCACGAGGGTGACCCGGTGCGGTGCGGCCGCCCGGGTCAGGCGCACGAGGAACGAGGCGCCGGTGGACTCCAGGAACGTCACGGCGGACAGGTCCACGCGCACGGGCAGGCCGGCGGCGTCCGCGCGCGCGTGCAGGTCGTCGAGGACCGACCCGAGGGCCGCGTCCACCTCACCGTGCAGGGTGATGACGGTGAGCCCGGCCTCGTGGTCGACCTCGAGGTGACCGCCGTCGGTCGCCTCGTCGGGGCCCTGGTCGCGCTCGGAATCGCTCACACTGGTCCTTCGCTTCGTCGTCCACCCCGGTCCGGGGCGGTCTCACGGGGAGAGTAGGTCACGTCGGCTCGCCCCCACAGGGGCCGGCGTGGCGCGCTGGTCCCTCGTCCGCCCGCCGTCGTCGTGCCGCGGTCCGGGCCCGGGGGCGTCCTGCCGGCTGAGCCGGCACCACACGGTCTTGGCGAGGGCGGCGTCGTGGGGGTGGCCGTCCGCCCCGCCGCGGTCGGGGTGGTGGTCGACCCCCCAGGCCCGGCTGAGCAGGTCCACGAGGTGCACCCCGCGACCACCGAGGTCCGAGGGGTCGGCGAGCGTCGTCACGGGTGGTGCCGGGTCGCCGTCGCTGACGGACAGGACGACACCGTCGGCCTCCACGCACTCCACGCGCAGCAGGATCGGCGGGCCGGCGTGCCGGACGGCGTTGGTCACCAGCTCGGTGAGCAGCAGCTTCGCCTGGTCCAGGGGGGCGCTGGAGTGCTGGTGGCACCAGTGCTCCTCCAGGAAGTGCCGCGCCACCCTTCCCGACGACAGGGCGCCGGCGACGACCAGGGTCGAGGCCGGGGTGGGGGAACACACGTGTTCATCGTGGACGGCCGGGACGTTCCGCGCGCGCCGGCGCGTCACCGCACCCGGGGTGCGGGCTCCTCCGCGTCGTCGCGCGGCCGCCGGTCCGCGGGGGTGGGAGTGCGCGCGGAGACGATCGTCACGGCCCTCCTGGCCGGTTCCCCCGACCCGGGATCGTCCGACTCGCGGCAGGAGGGGTCACGTGGTGCGCTTCACCCGGACCGGGGGCACCGCCGTCCGGGAGACCCCGTGGAGAAGACCCCGTGGAGAAGACCCCGTGGATGCAGGACGCGCTGAGGTCGCCGACGACGTGCTCGCCCGGCGGGCGGCTCTGGGGGACCGCGACGCCTTCGCGCTCATCGTGGACCGGCACGGCCCGGCGCTCCTGCGGTACACCGGCAACCTGCTCCGCCGCGGTGACCAGGCGGAGGACTGCGTCCAGGACACCTTCCTCGCCGCCTGGCGGGGTCTTCCGTCCTTCCGCGGGGACTCCTCGCTGCGCACCTGGCTGTTCACGCTCGCCCGGCACGCGGCCTTCGCCCGGCTGCGGCGGTTCCCGGCCGGGGGCAGCCGCCCCTTCGTCCCCGTGGAGGAGGTGCAGGACCGGCTGCGTGACCTGCGGGAGGACCCCGAGCGGTCCAGCGTGGAGAACGCCCTGCGGGAGGCCCTGGAACTGGCGCTGCAGCTCCTGCCGCCGCGGCAGCGGACCGCCTGGCTGATGCGCGAGGTGGAGGGCATGAGCTACGAGGAGGTCGCCTCCGTCCTCGGCACCACCACGACCGCGGTGCGCGGACTCCTCGAACGCTCCCGGACCACCCTGGCCACGACCCTGGAGGAGTGGCGGTGACCACCACCCCGCAGCACTCCCACGGGGAGCAGGTGCTGGCCCGGGCGACCGGCTCGCTGCGCCTGCACACCCCCGCGGGCTGGCGGGTCTCCCGCGCCGACCTCCTCGAGACCGTCCGCCGAGCCCACCGGCCCGCCGCACCGGTCCGCGGGCGGCACGCGCTGGGGGAGTTCGTCGTCTCCTGCGACGTGCTGACCACCGGTGTGCGGGGGGCCGTGGACCGGCTGCCCCGGGCGGACGTCACCACCGTCCGCTGCGTCACCGACGCCGAGGACCACCTCGACCTGCTCACCGTCGAGACCGGTGTCCGCTACGGCGCCCACGTCCCCACCACGGCCGAGGAGGTCCGCACCGCCGTCGTCGCCGCGGTCCGCGACCTGCTCGGCGAGGTCGACGGCCTCCGGGTCCACGTCCACGTGGGCGACGTCTTCGAGTGACCACGCCCTCGTCCCTCCCTGCGGGGAGGGCCGAGGGCGAGGTGGTCAGCTCCGCCCGCCGGGCAGCAGGCCCTTCACGACCTGGGACGCCTTCTGCTGCTCGCCCTGCTGGGCCGTCAGCACGAGGAGGACGCCCGTCAGCGCGGGGACGGTCCACTGCAGCACCTTGAGCCGCTTCATCGACGTGGCGACGTCCGGCGGGGTGTCGGCGTTGGGGTCGACACCGGAGTTCGCCGGGGCCTTGGAGTCCTTGCCGAGCCGAGCCCCCTCGATCCCCGACCAGGCGGTGGCGCCCATCGCGGCCAGGGTGATGACGGTCTTGACGGCGGTGTTGCCGCGCGTGCCGGACTGGGCGACGACCCGGCCGCGGTTCGCGCGGAGCAGGCCGATCGCCCCCACCGAGTGGGCGGCCAGCGCCGCGGCGTTGACGGGCGCCCAGCGGGCCCAGCCGGCGGCGGCGACGTGCGTGCGGTCGGAGGGGTCGCCCACGGCGGCGGAGGCACCGTTGAGGCCGACCGCCCCGAAGAGCGAGCCGCCGAACCAGGCGGCGAGCCCGATGTCGTGCAGCGAACGGATGACGGTCTGACGTTCTCCCACGGTGTCCTGCTCCTCCTCGGTCGTCCCCGCCCGCGGTGACCCGCGGGCGGCGCCGGTGCGGTGACCGGCAGCCTCCCCCTACCCCGTGCGGTCCCCGGCAACCC encodes:
- a CDS encoding STAS domain-containing protein, whose product is MSDSERDQGPDEATDGGHLEVDHEAGLTVITLHGEVDAALGSVLDDLHARADAAGLPVRVDLSAVTFLESTGASFLVRLTRAAAPHRVTLVKPAPQVLYLLQVTKLVTIFDVED
- a CDS encoding MerR family transcriptional regulator, producing MAETGPGRGGVLTVGRVAELLGVSVRTLHHWESLGLLSASRTAGGYRTYGPDEVARLQRVVRYRELGVPLAVVAELLDDGSPSGGLDALRRQRAELLDRLDRTRDALEAVDQLIDATERGTTLSSQEQAALFGADWDPSWPGQARERWGGSPQWRQHAERAADRAFADWAALAARVEALEADLAAAFRAGTAPGSERAAELAERHRASVAEHVDCTYAVHVCLARGYVDDPRFREHYDRREPGLATWLRAVVAENARAHGVDPATAVWE
- a CDS encoding VOC family protein, encoding MSVLLVRYVVDTSHSTVPLPALDAEPPPVEDRVYGMPMFPTLPTADLAASVGFWTRGLGFVELFSIPGHLVHLRRWRFQDVLLVLGEPPAAPPPGTLSVACVPRQLEEVAAACEALRPGSTSGPERRPWNSVDLHVVTPERARVVCTAVLPLDSGAARDLRAVGVDAPPVTPSTSWRRPDRGGVGC
- a CDS encoding glycine betaine ABC transporter substrate-binding protein yields the protein MTQKTVSRATFGRLSVGLAAAGVVAACSGESATNSAGSSQASTSDDVRTVNLGFLPGWTDGLSTAYLWKNLLEGEGYAVEFTELSDAAPLYTALAQGDVDVYPSGWPQVTHQDYMNQYGDQIEDLGAWYEGAVLTLVVPEYTDVDSIDQLAGQGARFGGRIVGIEPGAGLTRITREQAMPETYEDADGDEQQGYGLEGEYELVTSSTAAMLAELQSATDAQQDIVVTLWRPFWANTSFPVKDLADPRGAMGQAETLNSLARQGFAEDMPDVADMMSNFTLTDEQYGTLEDTVVNEYGEGRYDEGVQAWLDQNPDFRESLRS
- a CDS encoding cation diffusion facilitator family transporter; the encoded protein is MSHGHGHGHGHGGADLARNRRRLTAALAVTATVLVAEAVGALVSGSLALLADAGHMLTDVAGLTIALIAATLAARPASAQRTWGYRRAEVLAATLQAAALLAVGVLVLVEGVRRLLTPPEVSSGAMVVFGAVGLVGNVVALWLLLRGTGEANVNVRAAVLEVVNDGLGSIAVLVAAAVIALTGWTRADAVVSLLIGVLIVPRTVKLLRETTSVLLESTPPGLDLEDVRRHLLELPHVHAVHDLHASQITSGLPVLSAHVVLDDTCFRDGHAPEILDRLQACVAEHFPVAVQHATFQLEPVGHSGHESGAHD
- a CDS encoding ArsR/SmtB family transcription factor, whose translation is MYCRRVIAPQAIGHAEVLARFGHALSDPTRTRLLLALREAPGYPAELADLLGVSRQSLSNHLACLRGCGLVVSVPQGRRVRYEIADARLSHALGDLLGVVLAVGEDHCAAEAVAG
- a CDS encoding RNA polymerase sigma factor; this translates as MDAGRAEVADDVLARRAALGDRDAFALIVDRHGPALLRYTGNLLRRGDQAEDCVQDTFLAAWRGLPSFRGDSSLRTWLFTLARHAAFARLRRFPAGGSRPFVPVEEVQDRLRDLREDPERSSVENALREALELALQLLPPRQRTAWLMREVEGMSYEEVASVLGTTTTAVRGLLERSRTTLATTLEEWR
- a CDS encoding ATP-binding protein encodes the protein MCSPTPASTLVVAGALSSGRVARHFLEEHWCHQHSSAPLDQAKLLLTELVTNAVRHAGPPILLRVECVEADGVVLSVSDGDPAPPVTTLADPSDLGGRGVHLVDLLSRAWGVDHHPDRGGADGHPHDAALAKTVWCRLSRQDAPGPGPRHDDGGRTRDQRATPAPVGASRRDLLSP